A genome region from Methanomicrobiales archaeon includes the following:
- a CDS encoding hydrocarbon binding protein (contains V4R domain) has product MVGGHIEQMNETFHTDTVYRSEDVPLSCRPNAADVEDTLHGLMKLNGLIIRSLEEIAGRGANAVTYRAGKKFGHETAKYFRKIDDIEEALEELSHILRGQYTFEIWKPQDAKTYIQEENGSSFIYLVFHDCIVRQTLRRNGQDQGGPLCQTLYGYVVGAIEEITGRRARLEIVHTGPNACLKKLILK; this is encoded by the coding sequence ATGGTCGGAGGCCACATCGAGCAGATGAACGAGACCTTCCATACGGACACGGTCTATCGATCCGAGGATGTTCCCCTGAGCTGCCGCCCCAATGCCGCGGACGTGGAGGATACCCTTCACGGGCTGATGAAGCTGAATGGTCTCATCATACGCTCCCTCGAGGAGATCGCCGGGCGAGGGGCAAACGCGGTGACATATCGGGCCGGAAAGAAGTTCGGGCACGAAACGGCCAAGTACTTCCGCAAGATCGACGACATCGAGGAAGCGCTCGAGGAGCTATCCCACATTCTCCGCGGGCAGTATACCTTCGAGATCTGGAAGCCTCAGGATGCGAAGACGTACATCCAGGAGGAGAACGGGAGTTCCTTCATCTACCTGGTCTTCCACGACTGCATCGTTCGCCAGACGCTGCGGAGAAACGGGCAGGATCAGGGAGGACCGCTCTGCCAGACTCTCTACGGCTACGTGGTGGGGGCGATCGAGGAGATCACAGGCAGGCGCGCCCGGCTGGAGATCGTGCATACCGGCCCCAATGCATGCCTGAAGAAACTGATCCTGAAGTGA
- the yciH gene encoding stress response translation initiation inhibitor YciH translates to MNGGICPTCGLPRELCICEEVAKEQQRIQVKMNRRRYGKEVTIIEGLDPDDIDLEDLTKYMKSKLACGGTIKGGTIELQGNHLDRVKQLLAQKGYKLDNIS, encoded by the coding sequence ATGAATGGTGGGATATGCCCAACATGCGGACTACCACGAGAACTGTGCATCTGTGAGGAGGTAGCAAAGGAGCAGCAGCGGATCCAGGTGAAGATGAACCGTCGACGGTACGGAAAAGAGGTGACCATCATCGAGGGTCTCGACCCGGACGACATCGACCTGGAGGATCTGACGAAATACATGAAGAGCAAACTTGCGTGCGGCGGGACCATCAAAGGGGGCACCATTGAGCTGCAGGGGAATCACCTCGACCGGGTGAAGCAGCTCCTCGCCCAGAAGGGGTACAAGCTCGACAATATCAGCTGA
- a CDS encoding type II/IV secretion system ATPase subunit, whose protein sequence is MSNEDESKEGLSALLKRIGTVRKEEESPKEGAESGGAGESGALKEKTNLAGLMKRIQMIRPTEDEMAPSAQADAGPPPAAPQLRSSGGEAEEGEAIAKDGDSAALPAARSGSGNLEQDLRSVMEGILKSPEGGETSITEGDEPRTETPEHVPPTTQPSPATPVRDAKRTQWSSGNERQEKIISIDQISDISDLILPKGATFEIDEVKLRGRTSIFDATNIGTLPSEIDEIWRTGLPSVGLKDISIGSDRAQEDESARTGVLGRFRIFKAIRSEVEEYNRKIHGPLVDLTLRVPPGVEEIELYPVNEPYAYIRVTYDNTTHEYTYHVLEPELNEAEKELLSELKERLFETLDVNTKDLTKETAKKALRTAVDDITADYGIKLTPVSREKIMYNIEKEFVGDGLIDAIMHDKYIEDISCDGVGSLIFVYHTSYENIKTNLMYKNANELDSFVTKLAQRAGKYISIAEPMLDATMSDGSRIQMTLGTEVTAHGSTFTIRKFREEPITPTDLIEWSTFSPLSIAYLWLAVENGKSCIFAGGTASGKTTSLNAISLFIPPNAKIITLEDTRELKLPHPNWIPSVTRSSFDSAGKGEIDMYELLRAALRQRPEYLLVGEVRGREALTLFQAMSTGHVTYSTMHADSVASVVHRLENPPLNVPRNMLSALKLVSVQVQARVGGQRIRRNKQLIEILDIDPRTNELITNEVFRWNPATDEIRYSGKSFILEEIMEDRGWSEARMKEELKRRQELLEWMRLKMIRHYTDVSKMLISYHRDPEAVVNLVRGDLYGEGRSA, encoded by the coding sequence ATGTCAAATGAAGACGAATCGAAAGAAGGATTGAGCGCTTTATTGAAACGCATCGGAACAGTAAGAAAAGAGGAAGAGAGTCCGAAGGAGGGTGCGGAGTCGGGCGGAGCTGGTGAAAGCGGCGCCCTGAAGGAGAAGACGAACCTCGCAGGACTGATGAAACGGATCCAGATGATCCGCCCGACCGAGGACGAGATGGCCCCTTCCGCACAGGCGGATGCGGGTCCGCCCCCCGCTGCGCCGCAGCTGCGGTCCAGCGGGGGAGAGGCGGAGGAAGGCGAGGCGATAGCGAAAGACGGCGATTCCGCCGCACTGCCCGCCGCCCGTTCCGGATCCGGCAATCTCGAGCAGGATCTGAGATCCGTCATGGAAGGGATTCTGAAGTCGCCCGAGGGAGGGGAGACATCGATCACCGAGGGCGATGAACCCCGGACGGAGACTCCCGAACACGTCCCTCCGACGACTCAACCGTCCCCTGCCACGCCGGTGAGGGACGCGAAACGGACGCAGTGGTCGAGCGGGAATGAGCGCCAGGAGAAGATCATCTCGATCGACCAGATCAGCGATATCTCCGATCTCATTCTACCGAAGGGCGCCACGTTCGAGATCGATGAAGTGAAACTCCGTGGGCGGACGAGCATCTTCGATGCCACGAACATCGGCACCCTGCCGTCCGAGATCGACGAGATCTGGCGCACCGGATTGCCGTCTGTCGGCCTGAAAGACATCTCCATCGGCTCCGATCGGGCACAGGAAGACGAATCCGCCCGGACCGGCGTGCTGGGTCGGTTCCGGATCTTCAAGGCCATCCGCTCGGAGGTCGAGGAGTACAATCGGAAGATCCACGGGCCCCTGGTCGACCTCACTCTGAGAGTCCCGCCCGGTGTCGAGGAGATCGAGCTCTACCCGGTGAACGAACCCTACGCCTATATTCGGGTGACTTACGACAACACCACGCACGAATACACGTACCATGTGCTGGAGCCGGAGCTCAACGAGGCCGAGAAGGAGCTGCTCTCCGAACTCAAGGAGCGCCTGTTTGAGACGCTCGACGTGAACACCAAGGATCTCACGAAAGAGACTGCAAAAAAGGCACTTCGCACAGCAGTCGATGATATCACGGCAGACTACGGCATCAAACTCACCCCGGTGTCCCGGGAGAAGATCATGTACAACATCGAGAAGGAGTTCGTCGGGGATGGACTCATCGATGCCATCATGCACGACAAGTACATCGAGGACATCTCGTGCGATGGCGTGGGCAGCCTGATATTTGTGTACCACACCAGTTACGAGAACATCAAGACCAACTTGATGTACAAGAACGCAAACGAACTGGACTCATTCGTCACCAAACTTGCGCAGAGGGCCGGAAAATACATCTCGATTGCAGAACCCATGCTGGATGCGACGATGAGCGACGGATCCCGTATCCAGATGACGCTCGGGACAGAGGTCACCGCCCATGGGTCCACGTTCACCATCCGCAAGTTCCGCGAGGAGCCGATTACCCCCACCGACCTCATCGAATGGTCCACCTTCTCGCCGCTCTCCATCGCCTACCTCTGGCTTGCCGTGGAGAATGGCAAATCTTGCATATTCGCGGGCGGCACGGCGTCGGGCAAGACGACATCCCTGAACGCGATCTCCCTCTTCATCCCCCCCAACGCCAAGATCATCACCCTCGAAGATACGCGTGAGCTGAAGCTGCCTCACCCCAACTGGATCCCGAGCGTCACCCGCTCGTCGTTCGACTCGGCCGGCAAAGGAGAGATCGACATGTACGAACTCCTCCGCGCAGCACTGCGGCAGCGGCCGGAATACCTCCTCGTGGGCGAGGTTCGAGGCAGGGAAGCCCTGACGCTCTTCCAGGCGATGAGTACCGGGCATGTCACCTACTCGACCATGCACGCCGATTCGGTCGCCAGTGTCGTACACCGCCTGGAGAACCCCCCGCTGAACGTGCCGAGGAACATGCTCTCTGCCCTGAAACTGGTCTCGGTCCAGGTCCAGGCCCGCGTCGGAGGGCAGCGGATCCGGCGGAACAAGCAGCTCATCGAGATCCTGGACATCGATCCCCGAACGAACGAGCTGATCACAAACGAGGTATTCCGCTGGAATCCGGCGACCGATGAGATCCGCTACTCCGGGAAATCCTTCATTCTCGAGGAGATCATGGAGGATCGGGGCTGGAGCGAAGCCAGGATGAAAGAGGAGCTCAAGCGTCGCCAGGAGCTTCTGGAGTGGATGCGGCTGAAGATGATCCGCCACTACACCGATGTCTCCAAGATGCTCATCTCCTACCACCGCGATCCCGAGGCGGTGGTCAATCTTGTCCGCGGCGATCTCTACGGCGAGGGACGATCGGCATGA
- a CDS encoding type II secretion system F family protein — MGFTDIVNDFLNRPRSKDDLVPATDLEEYEREQQRIFDRIEYQRRHRYGLGKFFKHPMEFLREKPMNVLVLSLPASFLVFFVGFSFIVGIYGIEALFNSTMIDDVIVLSVLIAVIPLAVLDFMEGRRVKSLEESLPNFFRDVAGMNDSGMTLPNAVHIVSGGEYGALTPHIRKLDAEMSWSVPFVDAIYRFGRNVNTPLAGRSVDLIAKASKAGGDASEVLRAAATDAYEFFNLKTERMNNMLIYMIIVLISFFVFLFVIAILVSTFLTTMAEAGGAASAAGGAATRFIGNVDIFFYKRLFSHAGFTQGFFSGLVAGQMGEGRAVAGLKYSAIMLILAWIMFRFFV, encoded by the coding sequence ATGGGATTTACAGACATTGTTAACGACTTCCTGAACCGCCCAAGGTCCAAGGACGATCTGGTTCCCGCAACAGACCTTGAAGAGTACGAACGGGAGCAGCAGAGGATCTTCGACCGGATCGAGTACCAGAGACGGCACCGCTATGGGCTTGGCAAATTCTTCAAGCACCCCATGGAATTCCTCCGCGAGAAGCCCATGAACGTCCTCGTCCTCTCCCTGCCCGCCTCGTTCCTGGTGTTTTTCGTCGGATTCTCCTTTATCGTGGGTATCTATGGGATTGAAGCACTCTTCAACTCCACGATGATCGACGATGTGATCGTCCTATCCGTGCTGATCGCAGTGATACCTCTTGCGGTCCTCGACTTCATGGAGGGGCGGAGGGTCAAGAGTCTGGAAGAGTCCCTCCCCAACTTCTTCCGTGACGTCGCCGGTATGAACGACAGCGGGATGACACTCCCGAATGCAGTGCATATCGTCTCCGGCGGCGAGTACGGTGCTCTCACGCCGCATATCCGGAAACTGGACGCGGAGATGTCCTGGAGCGTGCCGTTTGTCGATGCGATCTACCGTTTTGGAAGGAACGTGAATACTCCCCTGGCAGGGCGGAGCGTGGATCTGATCGCAAAGGCGAGCAAAGCCGGCGGTGATGCCAGTGAGGTGCTCCGCGCAGCGGCGACGGACGCCTACGAGTTCTTCAACCTGAAGACCGAGCGGATGAACAACATGCTCATCTACATGATCATCGTCCTGATCTCGTTCTTTGTCTTCCTCTTCGTGATCGCGATCCTGGTCTCCACATTCCTCACCACGATGGCAGAAGCCGGCGGGGCAGCCTCCGCCGCGGGCGGTGCGGCCACGCGGTTCATCGGGAACGTGGACATCTTCTTCTACAAGCGGCTCTTCTCGCACGCAGGGTTCACGCAGGGCTTCTTCTCCGGGCTCGTCGCGGGCCAGATGGGTGAGGGGCGTGCTGTCGCTGGTCTGAAGTACTCGGCAATCATGCTGATCCTGGCCTGGATCATGTTCCGGTTCTTCGTGTAG
- a CDS encoding F420-nonreducing hydrogenase → MKIAIEELASCSGCSIAVLDLHEALLDLVRAAEIVYSPVLMDVKEPPEGIDVAFVTGAVRNQENQERLQKIRNRSKHIIALGTCACYGGISGLSMLNSNEEIFRYVYQEVESVQPDGVIPTDVPPFLYRAFAVGDVIPVDYYITGCPPKEIYLKKILPALVSGEKPDLPKKSVCSECDRKMGPISNWQLKRRHEGIPDREHCLLGQGYLCLGAVTFGRCGASCPHNNIPCHGCNGPSLDILREPCRDIYNMMVRRVSDLTDRPRAELEKEMYDIAHTLYGFTIGSLVMEDKEISKIRDLVKERSQ, encoded by the coding sequence ATGAAGATTGCAATCGAGGAACTGGCAAGCTGCTCCGGCTGCTCCATCGCGGTGCTGGATCTGCACGAAGCCCTGCTGGATCTCGTCAGGGCAGCCGAGATCGTATACTCTCCCGTCCTCATGGACGTGAAGGAACCCCCGGAGGGTATCGATGTGGCATTCGTCACGGGCGCCGTTCGAAACCAGGAGAACCAGGAGCGCTTGCAGAAGATCCGAAACCGCTCGAAGCACATCATCGCGCTGGGCACATGTGCCTGCTACGGGGGGATCTCGGGGCTCTCCATGCTGAACAGCAACGAGGAGATCTTCCGGTACGTGTACCAGGAGGTGGAGTCGGTACAACCCGACGGAGTCATCCCGACGGACGTCCCGCCGTTTCTGTACCGTGCGTTCGCAGTGGGAGACGTCATCCCCGTGGATTACTACATCACCGGCTGCCCGCCAAAGGAGATTTACTTGAAGAAGATCCTGCCGGCGCTTGTCTCGGGAGAGAAACCCGATCTTCCCAAGAAGTCCGTCTGTTCGGAGTGCGACCGGAAGATGGGACCCATCTCGAACTGGCAGCTGAAACGGCGGCACGAGGGCATACCGGACCGGGAACACTGCCTCCTCGGGCAGGGATACCTCTGTCTGGGCGCGGTCACCTTCGGGCGGTGCGGAGCATCCTGCCCGCACAACAATATCCCCTGCCACGGGTGCAATGGGCCGTCCCTGGACATCCTCCGGGAACCCTGCAGGGACATCTACAACATGATGGTGCGCAGGGTTTCGGATCTTACGGACAGGCCCCGTGCCGAACTGGAGAAGGAGATGTACGATATCGCCCACACCCTGTACGGATTTACAATCGGGAGCCTGGTGATGGAGGACAAGGAGATCTCAAAGATTCGGGACTTGGTCAAGGAGCGGAGCCAATGA
- a CDS encoding roadblock/LC7 domain-containing protein: protein MLKQILGEFLKLDGVTAAVVVGRDGFVIESAVSGKVDIDALGAMASTGMGTSEAMGAELGKGDLRQMLVELDNGPILLSPLSADELIAIVAETDVNIGRIRYELKKNKDRLIAAL, encoded by the coding sequence ATGTTAAAGCAAATACTGGGCGAATTCCTGAAGCTTGACGGCGTAACCGCTGCGGTCGTCGTCGGAAGGGATGGTTTCGTGATTGAGAGCGCGGTATCGGGCAAGGTGGATATCGATGCCCTTGGCGCAATGGCATCGACGGGCATGGGAACCTCCGAAGCCATGGGAGCGGAGCTCGGGAAAGGAGATCTCCGCCAGATGCTCGTGGAACTGGATAATGGACCGATCCTCCTCTCCCCCCTCTCCGCAGACGAGCTGATCGCGATCGTGGCCGAGACCGACGTCAACATCGGCCGAATTCGATACGAGCTGAAGAAGAACAAGGATAGACTCATCGCTGCGCTGTAA
- the minD gene encoding cell division ATPase MinD, protein MIRAYTVASGKGGTGKTTVTVNLGTSLAQLGKETYILDADIGMANMGLILGLEGAPITLHEVLAGKAKIDDAIYEGPSGVKVVPSGISLQGFQNSNPERMRDVMRELVGRCEFLLIDAPAGISKDGVVALAIADEVILVVNPELSSMADALKTKILTEMVGGKVYGAILNRSGMENTELRRHSVEDVLGVRVIDMIPEDPNVRRAAAYKTPVVIKYPTTESSRAFRRIASELAGYEYKEESERVKEGFIDRLARTLFGGSSR, encoded by the coding sequence ATGATCAGAGCGTATACAGTTGCTTCCGGCAAGGGCGGTACGGGAAAGACGACAGTGACGGTGAATCTCGGCACGTCCCTTGCGCAGCTCGGGAAGGAGACCTATATACTGGACGCGGATATCGGGATGGCCAACATGGGACTGATCCTGGGTCTCGAGGGGGCTCCCATCACCCTGCACGAAGTGCTTGCCGGCAAGGCCAAGATCGACGACGCCATATATGAAGGCCCCAGCGGGGTGAAGGTTGTTCCAAGCGGGATATCCCTGCAGGGGTTCCAGAACTCCAATCCCGAGCGAATGCGGGATGTCATGCGGGAGCTGGTCGGGCGGTGCGAGTTCCTGCTGATCGATGCCCCTGCGGGCATCAGCAAGGATGGGGTGGTGGCGCTCGCCATCGCGGACGAGGTGATCCTGGTGGTCAATCCCGAGCTCTCGTCGATGGCAGATGCGCTCAAGACCAAGATTCTGACCGAGATGGTGGGGGGGAAGGTATACGGTGCAATACTTAACCGCTCTGGCATGGAGAATACAGAACTGCGGCGCCACAGTGTGGAGGATGTTCTCGGCGTCCGTGTCATCGATATGATTCCGGAAGACCCCAATGTCCGTCGAGCAGCTGCATACAAGACGCCGGTCGTGATCAAGTATCCCACTACCGAGTCCTCCCGGGCGTTCCGGAGGATCGCTTCGGAGCTTGCCGGGTACGAGTACAAAGAGGAGTCCGAGCGGGTGAAGGAAGGCTTTATCGACCGCCTTGCACGCACCCTCTTCGGAGGCAGTTCCCGGTAA
- a CDS encoding roadblock/LC7 domain-containing protein, with product MKLPEGTRIGLLKATLDEAIPYTAAFCGALEVTAEQGKGFLLVDRGTITAAYLNGTGGSFRGRSALVRLAEEPSPEFGIRKYTPEEYADALSICSAERLLVPEEPGATDTPPRILDEGKMRKILGQPGIRAVSAFFEGFAVQSLGDADFDQVAALAEDLLRAGTKIAADMRIGMLDQIILETVSGKIVIAPYGDLYLCVLADADTNLGLIRVALKGLQSEVN from the coding sequence ATGAAGCTACCCGAGGGAACAAGGATCGGGCTCCTCAAGGCCACGCTGGACGAGGCAATCCCCTATACTGCGGCCTTCTGCGGTGCTCTGGAGGTCACTGCGGAGCAGGGGAAAGGGTTTCTCTTGGTGGATCGGGGCACCATCACAGCGGCGTACTTGAATGGAACGGGAGGATCTTTTCGGGGAAGGTCCGCGCTCGTCCGCCTGGCCGAAGAGCCCTCCCCCGAGTTCGGTATACGCAAGTATACTCCAGAGGAGTATGCTGATGCTCTCTCGATCTGCTCCGCTGAGAGGCTCCTCGTACCCGAGGAGCCGGGAGCCACGGATACACCCCCGCGTATCCTGGATGAGGGGAAGATGCGAAAGATCCTCGGGCAGCCTGGGATCCGGGCAGTGTCGGCGTTTTTCGAGGGGTTTGCGGTCCAGTCGCTGGGCGATGCCGATTTCGATCAGGTGGCTGCCCTGGCGGAGGATCTGCTCCGGGCCGGCACGAAGATCGCCGCGGATATGCGTATCGGCATGCTCGATCAGATCATCCTGGAGACGGTTTCGGGCAAGATCGTCATCGCACCTTACGGAGACCTGTACCTGTGCGTGCTTGCCGATGCCGATACCAATCTGGGGCTGATCCGGGTGGCATTGAAGGGACTCCAGTCGGAGGTGAACTAG
- a CDS encoding Ni/Fe hydrogenase subunit alpha, whose protein sequence is MREISISPVTRIEGHAQVKIALDEQGNVASAHFNVVELRGFEKFMIGAAVEEAPRITPRICGICPAAHHLASAKAVDQIFGAEPPATGTKLRELLLHGQYIHSHALHFFMLAAPDFLIGHDAPPGERNVLGLAKKNPEIAKKAIEVRKLGQRITEAVGGKPIHPSNAVPGGMSKALSEEDRSRLLAMAERGLAIAAEGWEIARGILDATDLALGAVETAFMGMTAGGVYSPYEGTVQAIGADRSPIGTFRGADYLEFVQEYSLPRSYLKFCRFRNGQHYRVGPLARLNICGSMGTPQADAALKVYRDRYGSLVQSPLAYNVARYVEFLFACERAVQILKDAAICGSDIRTPVSEVKNLRGVGIVEAPRGTLIHDYTVNAEGFIERCNLIVATCQNNYAMDRSVEAVARRVVQNGSLTEGAANRIEMIIRAYDPCISCATHAIGRMPLHIEIEGKAAHAPHPSTARRKGDDSEC, encoded by the coding sequence ATGAGAGAGATCAGCATCAGCCCGGTGACCCGCATCGAGGGGCATGCTCAGGTGAAGATCGCACTCGACGAGCAGGGGAATGTGGCTTCCGCCCACTTCAACGTGGTGGAACTCCGCGGATTCGAGAAGTTCATGATCGGTGCCGCCGTGGAGGAGGCCCCCCGGATCACCCCCCGCATCTGCGGCATCTGCCCGGCGGCGCACCATCTCGCCTCGGCAAAGGCCGTCGATCAGATCTTCGGGGCAGAACCCCCGGCAACGGGAACGAAGCTCCGGGAGCTTCTGCTGCACGGTCAGTACATCCATTCCCATGCCCTCCACTTCTTCATGCTGGCAGCCCCGGACTTCCTGATCGGACACGACGCCCCCCCGGGCGAGAGGAACGTTCTCGGGCTGGCAAAGAAGAATCCCGAGATCGCAAAAAAAGCGATCGAGGTGCGGAAACTGGGTCAGCGGATCACCGAGGCGGTAGGCGGCAAACCCATTCATCCCAGCAACGCCGTGCCGGGAGGAATGTCGAAGGCCCTGTCAGAAGAGGATCGATCACGGCTCTTGGCCATGGCAGAGCGCGGACTCGCCATTGCCGCGGAAGGCTGGGAGATCGCACGGGGAATCCTGGACGCGACCGACCTCGCCTTAGGCGCCGTTGAGACCGCCTTCATGGGCATGACCGCCGGAGGGGTGTACTCTCCTTACGAGGGGACGGTGCAGGCGATTGGTGCGGACAGGAGCCCTATCGGCACCTTCAGAGGCGCTGACTATCTGGAGTTCGTACAGGAGTACTCCCTTCCCCGATCCTACCTGAAGTTCTGCAGGTTCAGGAACGGTCAGCACTACCGCGTCGGACCTCTGGCCCGCCTGAACATCTGCGGGAGCATGGGCACCCCTCAGGCGGATGCCGCCCTGAAGGTGTACCGGGACAGGTACGGATCGCTCGTGCAGTCTCCTCTGGCGTACAACGTGGCGCGGTACGTGGAGTTCCTCTTTGCCTGCGAACGGGCAGTTCAGATTCTCAAGGACGCCGCCATTTGCGGGTCCGACATCCGCACGCCCGTCTCGGAGGTGAAGAACCTGAGGGGCGTCGGCATCGTCGAAGCCCCGCGGGGTACGCTGATCCACGATTACACGGTGAACGCGGAGGGATTCATCGAGCGGTGCAACCTGATCGTTGCCACCTGCCAGAACAATTACGCGATGGACAGGAGCGTGGAAGCGGTCGCAAGAAGGGTGGTGCAGAACGGTTCGCTGACCGAAGGAGCGGCGAACCGTATCGAGATGATCATCCGTGCCTATGATCCCTGCATCTCCTGTGCAACGCATGCGATCGGGAGGATGCCGCTGCACATCGAGATCGAAGGGAAGGCGGCACATGCACCGCACCCTTCAACTGCACGTAGAAAAGGAGATGATTCGGAATGTTAA
- a CDS encoding type II secretion system F family protein, which yields MNSYQRFSFNLLGGRLKEKRDDYLVLRNNLMSARLKTPFEAYLATAYVTSILVGLAAAAVFGVLSVVLNLPELFTYRGTVPEFFLFLNDYKLIIGTVIITILSLLIFGGITYLIFLLYPGIVAGERRRNIDATLPYAINYITAMSTAGIPPAEIFRLLGESTIYGESAVEARYIAREIDIFGRDLIDAMRIVATITPSERFKEFLQGAMAAISSGSNLTEYFRTKAAQYALENRHEQKNFLEVLGLIAESYVTALVAGTLFLIILQSIMSILSGQSDPIFLYVVIYLIVPFGSIMFTILISSMTPEV from the coding sequence ATGAACAGTTACCAGAGATTCAGTTTCAACCTGCTCGGAGGGCGTCTGAAGGAGAAACGGGACGATTACCTCGTGCTGCGCAACAACCTCATGAGCGCCCGGCTGAAGACGCCCTTTGAGGCCTACCTCGCCACGGCCTATGTCACCTCGATCCTGGTCGGCCTGGCAGCTGCAGCCGTCTTCGGCGTTCTGAGTGTCGTCCTGAACCTGCCGGAGCTCTTCACCTACAGGGGAACGGTGCCGGAGTTCTTCCTCTTCCTGAACGACTACAAGCTGATCATCGGCACTGTCATCATCACCATCCTGTCGCTGCTCATCTTCGGCGGCATCACATACCTGATCTTCCTACTGTATCCGGGCATCGTCGCGGGAGAGCGGCGACGGAATATCGATGCGACACTTCCCTACGCGATCAACTACATCACCGCCATGTCGACTGCCGGTATCCCCCCGGCGGAGATCTTCCGCCTCCTGGGGGAGAGTACGATCTACGGTGAAAGCGCGGTGGAGGCACGCTACATCGCCCGGGAGATCGACATCTTCGGCCGCGATCTCATCGACGCGATGCGCATCGTGGCGACAATCACCCCGAGCGAGCGGTTCAAAGAGTTCCTCCAGGGTGCAATGGCGGCAATATCCAGCGGCAGCAATCTCACCGAGTATTTCCGCACCAAGGCGGCGCAGTACGCCCTGGAGAATCGTCACGAGCAGAAGAATTTCCTGGAAGTCCTCGGTCTCATCGCCGAGTCCTACGTCACCGCGCTCGTGGCCGGCACGCTCTTTCTGATCATCCTGCAGTCGATCATGTCCATTCTATCGGGGCAGAGCGACCCGATCTTCCTGTACGTCGTCATCTACCTGATTGTGCCCTTCGGGAGCATCATGTTCACGATCCTGATCAGTTCCATGACACCGGAGGTGTGA